The proteins below come from a single Epinephelus moara isolate mb chromosome 19, YSFRI_EMoa_1.0, whole genome shotgun sequence genomic window:
- the lhcgr gene encoding lutropin-choriogonadotropic hormone receptor, giving the protein MWTSPPVLSLLSVVFFYGCKCASGFVCPRICRCFTNTIRCNNVTEGSAQTISSRDKRLFLYHLPLHTISSHSFEGLKRVQRIEIAQSVTLENIEALAFNNLLNLSEISIQNTRSLMHIGRRTFNNLPKLHYLSISNTGMKVFPDITSINSLESEFILDICDNLYLLEIPPNAFAGLTKEYVTMNLYNNGIREIHDHAFNGTKIDKLVLKNNRNLRVIYRDAFKGATGPGVLDVSATALTKLPPQGLESVLVLLAQSAYGLKSLPPLQGLWSLREAHLTYNSHCCALLSWNTHRDLPIIPAWSNGSTYCDESDPSASVQRVIGGSADTTLLMDVPFFSDADLFVEDEGFGNVNFHYPELDFCQTRPTLVCTPEADAFNPCEDIAGFSFLRVAIWFINILAITGNLTVLLVTFTSRTKLTVPRFLMCHLAFADLCIGIYLLMIATVDLRTHGHYSQHAIEWQTGPGCSAAGFLSVFGGELSVYTLSSITLERWHTITNALQVERRLVLTQAASIMAAGWLICLGMGILPLVGVSSYSKVSMCLPMDIETPLAQVFIIIILLFNVAAFVVVCVCYVLIYLAVKNPEIPGRSADTKIAKRMAVLIFTDFLCMAPISFFAISAAFKVPLITVTNSKILLVLFFPINSCANPFLYAIFTKAFRKDVYRLMSTLGCCKNKASVYRMKAYCCEDALKSNLRSKNKRSGAGMRLADMSQQSHHLKDEGELT; this is encoded by the exons ATGTGGACGTCGCCGCCAGTGCTCTCGCTCCTGTCTGTTGTATTCTTCTATGGATGCAAGTGCGCTTCAGGGTTCGTCTGCCCGAGGATCTGCCGCTGTTTCACCAACACAATCAGATGTAACAATGTGACAGAAGGATCAGCGCAGACGATAAGCAGCAGGGATAAAAGACT ATTTCTCTATCACTTGCCATTGCACACGATCTCTAGCCATTCTTTTGAGGGTTTGAAAAGAGTCCAGAGAAT TGAGATTGCTCAGAGTGTGACCCTGGAAAACATTGAGGCATTAGCGTTTAACAACCTTCTCAACCTCTCTGAAAT CTCAATCCAGAACACCAGGAGTCTCATGCACATTGGCAGAAGGACATTTAACAACCTTCCCAAACTACATTACTT GAGCATCTCAAATACTGGGATGAAAGTTTTTCCTGATATTACATCCATCAATTCTCTTGAATCAGAGTTTATCTT GGATATCTGTGACAACCTGTATCTACTGGAAATACCTCCAAATGCTTTCGCTGGCTTGACAAAAGAATACGTAACAAT GAACCTGTACAACAACGGCATCAGAGAGATACATGACCACGCCTTCAACGGGACAAAGAtagataaact GGTATTAAAGAATAATCGAAATCTCAGAGTGATCTACAGAGATGCTTTCAAAGGAGCCACGGGCCCTGGAGTCTT GGACGTGTCTGCAACAGCTCTTACAAAGTTACCACCACAGGGACTGGAGTCAGTGCTGGTGTTGTTAGCTCAGTCAGCGTACGGCCTGAAGAGTCTTCCTCCTCTGCAGGGACTGTGGAGCCTACGAGAAGCCCATCTCACCTACAACAGTCACTGCTGTGCACTGCTGAGCTGGAACACCCACAG GGACCTTCCCATTATTCCTGCATGGAGTAATGGCTCTACATACTGTGATGAGAGTGACCCATCGGCAAG TGTTCAACGTGTGATTGGAGGTTCAGCAGACACAACCCTACTTATGGATGTGCCGTTTTTCTCAGATGCCGATCTGTTTGTTGAGGATGAAGGCTTTGGAAACGTGAATTTCCACTATCCAGAACTGGACTTCTGTCAGACCCGACCGACTTTGGTTTGCACGCCTGAAGCAGATGCTTTTAATCCCTGTGAGGACATCGCAGGCTTCAGTTTTCTCAGAGTTGCCATTTGGTTCATCAACATCCTGGCCATCACAGGTAACCTGACGGTGCTCCTGGTCACTTTCACCAGCCGGACCAAGCTGACGGTGCCTCGCTTCCTCATGTGCCACCTTGCTTTTGCGGACCTCTGCATTGGGATCTACCTTCTGATGATAGCTACAGTTGACTTGCGCACACATGGCCACTACAGTCAGCATGCTATTGAATGGCAGACAGGGCCTGGCTGTAGTGCTGCAGgattcctgtctgtgtttggtgGGGAGCTGTCAGTCTACACGCTTTCCAGCATCACTCTGGAGCGCTGGCACACCATCACCAATGCTCTGCAGGTAGAGCGCCGTCTGGTACTGACACAGGCGGCAAGTATAATGGCAGCTGGCTGGCTCATCTGTCTAGGGATGGGCATACTGCCCCTGGTTGGTGTGAGCAGTTACTCCAAAGTCAGCATGTGCTTACCCATGGACATAGAGACGCCTCTGGCTCAGGTCTTCATCATAATTATCCTGCTCTTCAACGTGGCTGCCTTTGTTgtcgtgtgtgtttgttatgtgCTGATCTATCTGGCTGTAAAGAACCCAGAGATCCCTGGAAGAAGCGCCGACACCAAGATTGCAAAACGCATGGCTGTGCTCATCTTCACAGATTTTCTCTGCATGGCACCCATCTCCTTCTTTGCCATCTCCGCTGCATTCAAGGTTCCCCTCATCACGGTCACGAACTCCAAGATCCTGCTGGTCCTCTTCTTCCCCATCAACTCCTGTGCCAACCCCTTCCTTTACGCTATCTTCACCAAGGCTTTCAGGAAGGACGTGTATCGGCTTATGAGCACCTTGGGCTGCTGTAAAAACAAGGCCAGTGTTTATCGCATGAAGGCCTACTGCTGCGAAGACGCACTTAAGAGCAACTTGCGATCCAAAAATAAAAGATCCGGTGCAGGAATGAGGCTGGCTGATATGTCACAACAGAGCCATCACCTGAAAGACGAGGGAGAGCTCACCtga
- the prr18 gene encoding proline-rich protein 18, with protein MPFPPISLHQRISSPGRELFGKKKANGVPPHTELTSKSGREKGGSDKEKTSTSWTSANLRNLGRKAQQDKSKSPSQKASTGQETQGKCSWLSVPKPQDSSEGVRRSSSMDSARHLQGKEDGKKEIQFTLSLTPEAILVIQKRNLEKQMMAKQQKCCASADFRHRRVFPSKKAHGASKGCAPVAKVESAEQDITAIVKISLLNDQYKYDDVEYEEEDGDVDETVVRKCKEWLKGVENAAALGKVDKLSALPHLKGC; from the coding sequence ATGCCTTTTCCGCCTATCAGTCTCCACCAGCGTATCTCCTCTCCCGGCAGGGAACTATTCGGGAAAAAGAAAGCCAACGGAGTGCCTCCTCACACTGAGCTCACCAGCAAATCCGGCAGAGAGAAAGGAGGGTCCGATAAGGAGAAGACGTCCACTTCTTGGACATCGGCGAATTTACGGAATTTAGGGCGAAAAGCCCAGCAGGACAAGAGTAAAAGCCCCTCTCAGAAGGCAAGTACCGGCCAGGAGACGCAGGGAAAGTGCTCCTGGCTGTCGGTACCCAAACCTCAGGACTCATCTGAAGGAGTCAGGCGCTCCAGCTCCATGGACTCCGCCAGACACCTCCAGGGCAAAGAGGACGGGAAGAAGGAGATTCAGTTTACCCTCAGTCTTACCCCTGAAGCCATCCTTGTCATCCAAAAACGAAATCTAGAAAAGCAGATGATGGCAAAGCAACAGAAGTGCTGCGCCTCCGCGGACTTTCGACACAGGCGCGTTTTTCCATCCAAAAAGGCGCACGGGGCGTCCAAGGGCTGCGCTCCTGTCGCCAAAGTGGAAAGCGCCGAGCAGGACATCACCGCCATTGTTAAGATATCTCTTTTGAATGACCAATACAAGTACGACGATGTGGAGTACGAAGAGGAGGATGGAGACGTGGATGAGACTGTTGTGAGGAAATGTAAAGAGTGGCTCAAAGGAGTGGAAAACGCCGCTGCTTTGGGAAAAGTCGACAAACTTTCTGCACTCCCGCACCTTAAAGGCTGCTGA
- the sft2d1 gene encoding vesicle transport protein SFT2A has translation MDKLRRVLSGQEDNEELGLTAQVLDASTLSYSTRVKWFVICFAGGILCSILGSALLFLPNGIKLFAVFYTLGNVAALASTCFLMGPLKQLKRMFEPTRLIATIVMLLCLVLTLCAVFWWHKKGLAIIFCILQFLAMTWYSISYIPFARDAVMKCFTTCLS, from the exons ATGGACAAGCTTCGTCGTGTGTTAAGCGGCCAAGAGGATAATGAAGAGCTGGGTCTCACTGCACAG GTCCTTGATGCCAGCACTCTCAGCTACAGCACCAGGGTGAAATGGTTCGTCATATGCTTTGCTGGAGGCATCCTGTGTTCAATACTC GGTTCAGCACTGCTCTTCCTTCCAAATGGAATCAAGCTTTTCGCCGTCTTCTACACACTAGGGAACGTTGCAGCTCTTGCCAG CACCTGCTTCTTAATGGGACCACTAAAACAGCTGAAGCGCATGTTTGAGCCAACGAGACTGATAGCCACCATTGTTATGCTG CTCTGCCTCGTCTTAACACTTTGTGCAGTGTTTTGG tggCACAAAAAAGGGCTGGCTATCATCTTCTGTattctgcagtttttggcaatgACATG gtATAGCATCTCATACATTCCATTTGCCAG GGATGCTGTGATGAAGTGCTTCACAACCTGTCTGAGTTAG